AGCTTCGGGGTAAACATCATGTTGCCCTTCGAGCAGGGCCCGAATGCCACGATTGCCGATGACCCAAAACTCGTCACATTCAAATACTTCTTCACGCGAAAACTGATCTTTCAAAAAGAGGCCAATGCGATTGCCTTGTTCCCGGGCGGCTTTGGCACGCATGACGAAGGCTTTGAGATTCTGACCCTCGCCCAAACCGGCAAGAGCGATCCTCAGCCGATCGTCTGCCTCCAGGCTCCCGGATGCGACTATTGGGACGACTGGTACGGCTTCGTCACGCGCCAACTGCTGGCTCGTAAACTGATCAACCCTGAAGATCTCAGCCTCTTCAAAATCACCACATCCGTGGACGAGGCCATTGAGGAAATCAAACACTTCTATCGCCGATTCCATTCCATCCGATATGTAGGACGCTTGTTGACCATGCGGTTAAAAACCGCCATCTCCCCCGAACAGGTGGCCGTCCTTCATGATACATTTGGCGATCTCTTGTCCGAGGGCACCTTTGAGTTGCGCGGTCCACTTCCCGAAGAACTTGACGAACCGGACCTGAGGAACTTGTCTCGTTTGACCTTCATTTCCAACCGCCGAAGCGCCAGCCGGCTGCGTCAGCTCATCG
The sequence above is a segment of the Nitrospirota bacterium genome. Coding sequences within it:
- a CDS encoding LOG family protein, encoding MDNPMKTSQTRSRTLPSNEELLGQIRLLLDSPEDDLQAAIMKELLAGTLRLHDAHLDALDLKIVNRAVKELRHAFRVFHDYRDRRKISIFGSARTASDDPNYQMAFQFSRQIVEEGFMVITGGADGIMRACQEGAGRENSFGVNIMLPFEQGPNATIADDPKLVTFKYFFTRKLIFQKEANAIALFPGGFGTHDEGFEILTLAQTGKSDPQPIVCLQAPGCDYWDDWYGFVTRQLLARKLINPEDLSLFKITTSVDEAIEEIKHFYRRFHSIRYVGRLLTMRLKTAISPEQVAVLHDTFGDLLSEGTFELRGPLPEELDEPDLRNLSRLTFISNRRSASRLRQLIDHLNNL